A stretch of DNA from Coccidioides posadasii str. Silveira chromosome 1, complete sequence:
GGGGTATAACTACATACTACAAGGCAAATGAATAAGCACATACCTCGTTCAACCCGAAATCACTACCCTTGAACGTTGCGCTTCCAGGAACGGGTTCCAACGGGGTTCCCTCGGCCGCCATCTTCTGTTTCGTCTTGTCGTGATGCCATTTCTTGCGGTCCATATGCCACTTGATAAGAGAGTTGATTTCCTGGATGGCCACATCTTTGTCGATTTGATTCATGGAAACCGCTCCCTGGAATAACGCATTCATATCAAGGGTGGTTGCAGGCCCTTCTCGAAGAAATACCAGGATATCTTCCAGCCAGCCCATAAGAGCATCGAACAATCCATTATCATGAACATGGACTTCATGGACAAACTTATAGAAACTCTGTTGATGACGGACACACAGGTCTATAAAGGATTGTACTGTTTGATTTGGGTCTGCAGAGACGTCTTGTCTCTGCGCCTTCTCAACCACGGATATCGCATCGTTTGCAAATGCCGCAAAATCGGTGATACTATTATAAACATTCGCAGATTTGTAAACTCGCACAAGTGGCTCGTAGAATATGGTGAAGAGGTCTCGGAAAAGTTGCAATGTCACGGGCTGTAATATGTCAGTCTATCGTTTACTTCTAGGACAAGGGAGTCATCAAGTAGATACCTCCTCAATTATATTAAGCATCATGGCTTTGTCTCGCTGCCTTGTCAACAGCTTAAGCAGCTGTTTCAAGTACGCAAACCACTGCGCATCTTGCAGCATTACATCCTTGATCTAGGTAGAAATTTTCATTAGCAAATATCTAGTATTCATTCAAGACAAGGTATTCCGTACGTTCTCAACAGCGCTGACCCAACCAACGTACGAGTTGAATACCTTCTCGATCTGACTTGTGGTCAGCTCAGGTTGAATTTGTTCAGAGCGCAAAATTGCCACGATGATATCCACGTCGTCATCCTCCGCTTCTTGCCGAATATGATTCTTCAGATCCTCATCCGCATAGGTAAATGTTCGGAGTTTTTCAACCAAAACGGCATCGCCTATTCTAGTAGACAGGGCATCGATGGATTTCTGGAACGCCTTCATTCCATCATGGATAGCCATGGAGAATATCCTTTGAAGTAGGGATCTGGATCCAAACGGCTGGGCAAGGAACAGGTCTAACACGCCGGTCATAACAGCGGCAGGATTGGCAATTCGAATTACGTTTTTAAGGATAGTATAGGGGACTAGTGAATGGATTCTTTTAGCTTGGGCAAACAACTCTGGCGAATTGTCTTCAGCGAGGAAAAGGTGGTATATAGTCGCAGCAACCCTGGAAGATTAACATCATATATTGATGACAACATTTGGCAAAGGGAGCAAACTCACTCGATCCGTAGCCACTCAGCGAATTTTTGATACTGAGGACTTAGATCCTCTACCGTCTCCTTGATACGGATCTCATGGAAAAGCTTCGTTAAGCCATCTTCAAGATGCGACAGACATCAGCAACCTCGTATTTTTTTTGAAGTGATAAAGCAAGATAGGGAGTCTTACTGTTTTCAACGATATCCTGTCGAAATTCTTCCATGTAAACGTCCAACTCCTTAGCACGCTTTCGGGCAATTTCGTAGAACTGCCTCTGCTCCTCTATTCTCTTTGCATCTATATCTTTGCGCCGCTGTATATccatctcttcttcctcgttCAAAGTTACAGGGTTTGCAGTTAGAAACTCTTCCATAGCTTTGGAGGTGGCTATGCGGTCGTTCTGCAACAGCACCCGCAAAAAGGCCCGAAGGGATACTCGCTGTTGCTCACGATACAACGTAACAGGCTCAACTTTTAGCTCTCCAGAACCTCTTGCAGAGTCTCTGGATCTCAGCGATGAAAGTGATGGAGAGTGTCCTAGAGAATTCGGCACGAGCAAGTTCCTAGTGGAACCGTTTCCGTTCTCTTCTGCCGGTCCAGCTTCCGTGGAAAGCGACGACACTGAGGACGCATCATCATCGGCGCCTCCTAGAAGAGCAGACATAGAGCTCTTGTTTTTCCTTGGTAGCGGCGGGAGAATTTTGCCAGGTAGCTCTGTTCGGAGCCTGCTATGAAGCTTAGCGAAGTCTCCGAAACGGCGGCCAACATAGATATCCGGTTTCCCTGGCCGTCGCACCCTGAGCAGAAATTCCTACAGGTCAAATTAGATTTTATAGTCATAGATAGAGGGGGCCAGTGACCGTACCGCATGCTGATGATACCTGACAGTCCGTTTCACGAGCGTAGTTCTCACGCCCGCGACGTTGACATCCCAGCCATTTATTGAATGTCCGTCAGGAACATTGACCAACAATCCTTGCTCGTTGGCACCTCGATCGACCACTTCTATTTCCGAAAACCGTATCCGTTCTTCATATCCCGATGATGTGCGTATGCCCGAGACCATCATCAATTCAACCAACTTCTCGCATTTAAGGGCAAGCTTACGGCGCTTGGTCACCTCATGGCGGTCTTCGGAGGAAGAGATGTGTTTGTTGGCGAAGGATTCCAGGAACTAATATTTCCCCCCCAAACCACAACGGGATAA
This window harbors:
- a CDS encoding uncharacterized protein (EggNog:ENOG410QDQ1~COG:U~BUSCO:1844at33183), with product MGIGNGNEDMGPPPLTQVLTGKQEHYLKRELINRQVRSEIAELNSPTALRRFGAPFKSEFGEVAPVDSELPILRYIFVRHVRNFPFLDQAKEEEFWQAKLQVFLESFANKHISSSEDRHEVTKRRKLALKCEKLVELMMVSGIRTSSGYEERIRFSEIEVVDRGANEQGLLVNVPDGHSINGWDVNVAGVRTTLVKRTVRYHQHAEFLLRVRRPGKPDIYVGRRFGDFAKLHSRLRTELPGKILPPLPRKNKSSMSALLGGADDDASSVSSLSTEAGPAEENGNGSTRNLLVPNSLGHSPSLSSLRSRDSARGSGELKVEPVTLYREQQRVSLRAFLRVLLQNDRIATSKAMEEFLTANPVTLNEEEEMDIQRRKDIDAKRIEEQRQFYEIARKRAKELDVYMEEFRQDIVENNGLTKLFHEIRIKETVEDLSPQYQKFAEWLRIEVAATIYHLFLAEDNSPELFAQAKRIHSLVPYTILKNVIRIANPAAVMTGVLDLFLAQPFGSRSLLQRIFSMAIHDGMKAFQKSIDALSTRIGDAVLVEKLRTFTYADEDLKNHIRQEAEDDDVDIIVAILRSEQIQPELTTSQIEKVFNSYVGWVSAVENIKDVMLQDAQWFAYLKQLLKLLTRQRDKAMMLNIIEEPVTLQLFRDLFTIFYEPLVRVYKSANVYNSITDFAAFANDAISVVEKAQRQDVSADPNQTVQSFIDLCVRHQQSFYKFVHEVHVHDNGLFDALMGWLEDILVFLREGPATTLDMNALFQGAVSMNQIDKDVAIQEINSLIKWHMDRKKWHHDKTKQKMAAEGTPLEPVPGSATFKGSDFGLNEADLEDLAISDAASDTSDEDSAEDELDPIALERKRRAKRQDRLRRTAGEPVKPEIREILKLQESFTLMLRHVLAE